A stretch of Oncorhynchus gorbuscha isolate QuinsamMale2020 ecotype Even-year linkage group LG24, OgorEven_v1.0, whole genome shotgun sequence DNA encodes these proteins:
- the LOC124012074 gene encoding butyrophilin subfamily 1 member A1-like isoform X1 produces MMRSGLSLRVMIMAALTVPIIVQSPEIFTLSVPHGPIMTWLNSSVSLSCELSPLFNAEPLEVRWYRAKDFDSTALLYKDHKIHEAPVDPRYKGRVSLTGGLERGNVSLTLERVTLADRGEYVCYVSSEQWYEKAIVLLTVYVTGSEPVLSVAEARGGGGQVNVTCSSEGWSPQPKLTWRNKEGTEIRYEQVLNTTDLQGLVSVSSWLLYSPSDSDWLSCTVSLSGERRESRVMPRAPMEGHWSLGGFMTLLFINLLVIFTLIGLFVWNKKTGFIGLSTSEKNDNAEEEANLLEGVKKTDMEKATQTESFLKESATQTALRESFPKVDVTLDPLTAHSSQFVSCSKKMVHCKNERDQASTTHFCL; encoded by the exons GTTTGTCTTTGAGGGTGATGATAATGGCAGCTCTCACCGTTCCCATCATAGTCCAAAGTCCTG AAATCTTCACCTTGTCGGTCCCACACGGTCCAATCATGACCTGGTTGAACTCCTCCGTTTCTTTATCTTGTGAACTTTCACCTCTCTTCAATGCGGAGCCATTGGAGGTGCGCTGGTACAGGGCCAAAGACTTTGACTCAACTGCCTTGTTGTACAAAGATCACAAGATCCACGAGGCCCCTGTGGACCCCCGGTACAAGGGCAGGGTGTCTCTAACTGGGGGGCTGGAGAGAGGGAATGTGTCCCTGACACTGGAGAGGGTCACACTGGCAGACAGGGGGGAGTATGTGTGCTATGTTAGCAGTGAACAGTGGTATGAAAAAGCCATTGTACTCCTCACAGTGTATG TAACAGGTAGTGAACCAGTTCTCTCTGTAGCTGAAGCAAGAGGAGGCGGAGGTCAGGTGAATGTCACCTGTTCATCAGAGGGCTGGTCACCACAACCTAAACTCACCTGGCGAAACAAAGAGGGGACAGAGATCAGATATGAACAAGTACTCAACACCACTG ATCTTCAGGGCTTGGTGAGTGTCAGTAGCTGGCTGCTGTATTCTCCATCAGACTCAGATTGGCTCTCctgtacagtctctctgtctggggagaggagagagagcagagtcatGCCAAGAGCTCCAATGGAAG GACATTGGAGCCTTGGTGGCTTCATGACATTACTGTTCATCAATCTACTAGTAATCTTCACTCTAATTGGACTCTTCGTCTGGAACAAAAAAACAG GGTTCATCGGGTTGTCAACGTCAGAGAAAAATGACAATGCAGAGG AAGAGGCAAATCTTCTTGAAG GTGTAAAGAAAACTGATATGGAAAAAGCAACACAGACAGAATCTTTCCTGAAAG AAAGTGCTACGCAAACTGCACTGCGAGAATCATTCCCAAAAG TGGACGTCACTTTGGACCCGCTGACGGCTCACTCTTCGCAATTTGTGTCTTGCAGTAAAAAGATGGTTCATTGTAAAAATGAAAGAGATCAAGCTTCCACAACTCACTTTTGTCTTTAG
- the LOC124012074 gene encoding butyrophilin subfamily 1 member A1-like isoform X2, giving the protein MIMAALTVPIIVQSPEIFTLSVPHGPIMTWLNSSVSLSCELSPLFNAEPLEVRWYRAKDFDSTALLYKDHKIHEAPVDPRYKGRVSLTGGLERGNVSLTLERVTLADRGEYVCYVSSEQWYEKAIVLLTVYVTGSEPVLSVAEARGGGGQVNVTCSSEGWSPQPKLTWRNKEGTEIRYEQVLNTTDLQGLVSVSSWLLYSPSDSDWLSCTVSLSGERRESRVMPRAPMEGHWSLGGFMTLLFINLLVIFTLIGLFVWNKKTGFIGLSTSEKNDNAEEEANLLEGVKKTDMEKATQTESFLKESATQTALRESFPKVDVTLDPLTAHSSQFVSCSKKMVHCKNERDQASTTHFCL; this is encoded by the exons ATGATAATGGCAGCTCTCACCGTTCCCATCATAGTCCAAAGTCCTG AAATCTTCACCTTGTCGGTCCCACACGGTCCAATCATGACCTGGTTGAACTCCTCCGTTTCTTTATCTTGTGAACTTTCACCTCTCTTCAATGCGGAGCCATTGGAGGTGCGCTGGTACAGGGCCAAAGACTTTGACTCAACTGCCTTGTTGTACAAAGATCACAAGATCCACGAGGCCCCTGTGGACCCCCGGTACAAGGGCAGGGTGTCTCTAACTGGGGGGCTGGAGAGAGGGAATGTGTCCCTGACACTGGAGAGGGTCACACTGGCAGACAGGGGGGAGTATGTGTGCTATGTTAGCAGTGAACAGTGGTATGAAAAAGCCATTGTACTCCTCACAGTGTATG TAACAGGTAGTGAACCAGTTCTCTCTGTAGCTGAAGCAAGAGGAGGCGGAGGTCAGGTGAATGTCACCTGTTCATCAGAGGGCTGGTCACCACAACCTAAACTCACCTGGCGAAACAAAGAGGGGACAGAGATCAGATATGAACAAGTACTCAACACCACTG ATCTTCAGGGCTTGGTGAGTGTCAGTAGCTGGCTGCTGTATTCTCCATCAGACTCAGATTGGCTCTCctgtacagtctctctgtctggggagaggagagagagcagagtcatGCCAAGAGCTCCAATGGAAG GACATTGGAGCCTTGGTGGCTTCATGACATTACTGTTCATCAATCTACTAGTAATCTTCACTCTAATTGGACTCTTCGTCTGGAACAAAAAAACAG GGTTCATCGGGTTGTCAACGTCAGAGAAAAATGACAATGCAGAGG AAGAGGCAAATCTTCTTGAAG GTGTAAAGAAAACTGATATGGAAAAAGCAACACAGACAGAATCTTTCCTGAAAG AAAGTGCTACGCAAACTGCACTGCGAGAATCATTCCCAAAAG TGGACGTCACTTTGGACCCGCTGACGGCTCACTCTTCGCAATTTGTGTCTTGCAGTAAAAAGATGGTTCATTGTAAAAATGAAAGAGATCAAGCTTCCACAACTCACTTTTGTCTTTAG